AAATCAACAAATATGAAAGCCAACGCAATGGCTGTTGCCAGGACCGCTGCCTTGCGAGGCCTTGGACGAACGTCTCTCTCTTCACACTTCACCCATAAGCAGCTCCCGGTTGTATCCCGAGCATGCATGTCCTCCGTCGCGGAAGCTGTCGGCGTGGCACCCGCTCCCCCGCCTCCTACACCGGTCAACGATGCCGAGCTGAAGGCCGCACAGCGTGCCATTGAGGCCAAGAAGATTCTGCAAAAGGCCGCCAGCGCAACCACTGTTAGACATGACTGGACAAGAGAGGAGATCTCTGCCATCTACTACCAACCCCTGATGGAGTTGGCTTTCCAAGCTGTACGTTTCTCGAGACCATCATCGTCATCTCGTGAATTGCTAACGAAATATCATTCACCAGGGCTCCATCCATCGCCGCTTCCACAACCCTTCCGAAGTCCAGCTCTGCACGCTCATGAACATCAAGACCGGTGGCTGCACCGAGGACTGCTCCTACTGCGCCCAGTCAACCCGATACCAAGATGGCACCGGCCTCAAGGCTAAGAAGGTCGAGAGCGTCGAGTCTGTACTCGCCGCGGCCCGCACCGCAAAGGAGAACGGTAGCACGCGCTTTTGCATGGGCGCCGCATGGCGCGATATGCGCGGCCGCAAGAACAGCTTAAAGAACATCAAGGCCATGGTCACGGGCGTGCGGGCAATGGATATGGAGGTCTGCGTCACCCTCGGCATGATTGACTCGGAACAGGCCAAGGAGCTCAAGGAGGCCGGGCTGACTGCCTACAACCACAACGTCGACACCAGCCGCGAGTTCTACCCGTCCGTCATCTCGACCCGCAGCTACGACGAGCGCCTCAAGACCCTGAGCCACGTCCGCGACGCCGGTATCAACGTGTGTTCGGGTGGCATTCTCGGACTCGGAGAGTCATCCGACGACCGCGTTGGTCTGCTGCACACCGTCTCCACGCTCCCTTCCCACCCCGAGAGTTTCCCCGTCAACGCTCTTGTGCCGATCAAGGGTACGCCGCTGGGTGACCGCACGCCCATCCAGTTCTCGAGCATGCTGCGGACCATTGCGACCGCCCGCCTTCTTATGCCGGCGACCATTATCCGTATTGCTGCCGGAAGGAAGACCATGTCGGAGGAGAAGCAGGCCATGTGCTTCATGGCTGGAGCCAACGCGATCTTCACAGGCGAAAAGATGTTGACGACGGACTGCAACAGCTGGGATGAGGATAATGCCATGTTTGGCCGCTGGGGTCTTACACCGATGAAGAGCCACCACAAGTCGCCGGCTCCGATGGCCGAGATTGAGATCTGACGATAAAAGCAACAAGAATAAAGAATTTACACCATCATGGACTTGATGTGGGGGATTTTGAAACCCGTTCCTCAGGACTCCAGGACCTTTGACGAGATGTCCATACTCTCTAGCTAATTGCTCCATGACTTATTACCCCCTTTCCGTCGTTCGACTCAAAAGCTTCCGTATGCGCGTTCTTCCCACCTAGAACTCTGTCTTGAAGAGTTTCATTTGCCTGATGACCTGACCATATCTGTAGAATACTAAAGGGATTGGAATCATGACGAAAGCAATGAAGCCGAGGAGTGAGTTTCCCCATCCGAGCCCAAGACTCTGATACAACCGGTCACCAGCCAGGGGCAAGAATGCGCCCAACAATGACCTGGTGACTGTGCTGGCTGCCATGGCTGATGCAGCGTATGTCGTAAATGCGTCAACCAGATAAGTCGAGATCGACATCTTCAAGATACACACGTCAATACCGATGACACAGTTGCATAGGTAGGTGCGGGCTCTTACCAGGACTATAACAATCCCGCATCCTAGGATGGCTGTTCCTATGATAGGTAGCATCCATTGAAGCTGTTTATCTGCAGTCCAACCATACCAAAACAGTCCTATGGGGACTAGGATAGCACCCATAAGCATGGGCGGCAGTCGGTATTCCGGCTGAAAATGCCCGCCATTTGTGAGTGACAACTTCAGCACAAGCCTGTCTGACACTAGACCAGAAAATAGAAGTCCGATCACTGAGCCTACACCGATGCCGATGTACGCCAACCCCGCTGACCCTTGAGAGAATCCGTACTGCTGCTTGAAAACCTGGGGGAAGGTTGTGAAAAGCAGGTAGAGGTAGCCGTAGA
The window above is part of the Colletotrichum lupini chromosome 9, complete sequence genome. Proteins encoded here:
- a CDS encoding biotin synthase, whose amino-acid sequence is MKANAMAVARTAALRGLGRTSLSSHFTHKQLPVVSRACMSSVAEAVGVAPAPPPPTPVNDAELKAAQRAIEAKKILQKAASATTVRHDWTREEISAIYYQPLMELAFQAGSIHRRFHNPSEVQLCTLMNIKTGGCTEDCSYCAQSTRYQDGTGLKAKKVESVESVLAAARTAKENGSTRFCMGAAWRDMRGRKNSLKNIKAMVTGVRAMDMEVCVTLGMIDSEQAKELKEAGLTAYNHNVDTSREFYPSVISTRSYDERLKTLSHVRDAGINVCSGGILGLGESSDDRVGLLHTVSTLPSHPESFPVNALVPIKGTPLGDRTPIQFSSMLRTIATARLLMPATIIRIAAGRKTMSEEKQAMCFMAGANAIFTGEKMLTTDCNSWDEDNAMFGRWGLTPMKSHHKSPAPMAEIEI